In Plasmodium relictum strain SGS1 genome assembly, chromosome: 6, one DNA window encodes the following:
- the SDHA gene encoding flavoprotein subunit of succinate dehydrogenase, putative, with the protein MIKNSKKYIRFLNLSYCRFSSLKTKAYDVIDHHYDAVIVGAGGAGLRSALELSKNKYKVACISKLFPTRSHTVAAQGGINAALGNMTEDDWRWHAYDTIKGSDWLGDQNAIHYMCREAPEAVLELEEFGLPFSRTKDGKIYQRAFGGQSLKYGKGGQAYRCAAAADRTGHAMLHTLYGQSLSHNCVFFVEYFVLDLLMLNSNECIGVICINMADGKIHRFFTPHTVIATGGYGRAYLSCTSAHACTGDGNAIVARSKLPLQDLEFVQFHPTGIFPAGCLITEGCRGEGGILRNREGEAFMMRYAPKAKDLASRDVVSRAMTIEINENRGCGPNGDHIYLDLTHLPYETLKERLPGIMETAKIFAGVDVTKQYIPVLPTVHYNMGGIPTNYKTQVLTQNVNFNKLKNNSTDDIIVKGLYAAGEAASASVHGANRLGANSLLDIVVFGKRAALTIMEIDKPNIPKINTNLNLGEETIQRLDQIRFNKGSINTAHLRKKMQICMQKHAAVFRIGPLLEEGYKQILDICSNFKDIYVKDKSLTWNTDLLETLELENLLTQATQTILAAVNRKESRGAHARDDFPERDDHNFLKHSLTWMTDRNVENTKFFTTYRSVITKPLDNEMEYIPPVKRVY; encoded by the coding sequence atgattAAGAACAGCAAAAAATACATTAGATTTTTAAATCTTAGTTATTGTAGATTTTCTAGTTTGAAAACAAAAGCGTATGATGTGATAGACCATCATTATGATGCTGTTATAGTTGGTGCAGGAGGAGCAGGACTACGATCAGCTTTAGAATtatctaaaaataaatataaggTAGCTTGCATAAGTAAATTATTTCCAACTAGATCACATACTGTAGCAGCTCAGGGAGGTATAAATGCTGCATTAGGTAATATGACAGAAGATGATTGGAGATGGCATGCTTATGATACTATTAAAGGATCAGATTGGTTGGGAGATCAAAATGCTATACATTATATGTGTAGAGAAGCACCTGAAGCTGTTTTAGAATTAGAAGAATTTGGGCTTCCATTTTCAAGAACTAAAGACGGTAAAATATACCAAAGAGCTTTTGGTGGGCAAAGCTTAAAATATGGAAAAGGAGGACAGGCATATAGATGTGCTGCTGCTGCTGATAGAACAGGACATGCTATGTTACATACATTGTATGGGCAATCACTATCACATAATTGTGTATTTTTTGTTGAATATTTTGTATTAGATTTATTAATGTTAAATTCTAATGAATGTATTGGTGTTATATGTATTAATATGGCAGATGGTAAAATTCATAGATTTTTTACTCCCCATACAGTTATTGCTACTGGTGGTTATGGTAGAGCTTATTTATCTTGCACTTCTGCTCATGCATGTACAGGTGATGGTAATGCAATAGTTGCAAGAAGTAAATTACCACTTCAAGATTTGGAATTTGTGCAGTTTCATCCTACTGGTATATTTCCTGCTGGTTGTTTAATAACAGAGGGTTGCAGAGGAGAAGGAGGGATTTTAAGAAATAGAGAAGGAGAAGCTTTTATGATGAGATATGCACCAAAAGCTAAAGATTTAGCTAGTCGAGATGTTGTTAGTAGAGCCATGACTATAGagataaatgaaaatagagGGTGTGGTCCCAATGGTGATCATATATATCTGGATTTGACACATTTGCCATATGAAACGTTAAAGGAAAGACTTCCTGGTATAATGGAAACAGCTAAAATATTTGCAGGAGTTGATGTTACTAAGCAGTATATCCCTGTTTTACCAACTGTTCATTATAACATGGGTGGAATACCTACTAATTATAAAACTCAGGTGTTAACGCAAAATGTCAACTTTAATaaacttaaaaataattcaactGATGATATTATTGTTAAAGGCCTCTATGCTGCAGGAGAAGCTGCTTCAGCATCTGTTCATGGAGCAAATCGATTAGGTGCAAATTCATTATTAGATATTGTAGTATTTGGTAAAAGAGCAGCATTAACAATTATGGAAATAGATAAACCAAATATCCCTAAAATAAATACTAACTTAAACTTAGGAGAAGAAACTATACAGAGATTAGATCAAATAAGATTTAATAAAGGAAGTATTAATACAGCTCacttaagaaaaaaaatgcaaattTGTATGCAGAAGCACGCTGCTGTTTTTCGTATTGGCCCATTATTAGAAGAAGGGTATAAACAAATACTTGACATATGTTCtaattttaaagatatatatgTTAAAGATAAAAGCTTAACATGGAATACCGATTTACTAGAAACACTTGAGcttgaaaatttattaactCAAGCTACCCAAACTATTTTAGCTGCAGTAAATAGAAAAGAATCTAGAGGGGCTCATGCACGTGATGATTTTCCGGAAAGAGATGACCATaactttttaaaacattCTTTAACTTGGATGACAGATAGAAATGTTGAAAAtactaaattttttactACATATAGAAGTGTTATTACAAAACCATTGGATAATGAAATGGAATATATTCCTCCTGTTAAAAGAGTTTATTAA
- the IF3b gene encoding translation initiation factor IF-3, putative encodes MDMFLLNKKLILLPIRNLKILCMCRFLYSYLMNNFFFLEKKYFIRNLNYSDIIDYQRYLYNNEIKDNFIFLKKKKNMSNTNSKKNVEEKINVRITSDENGNEIRSDKNRNNKIENNEIDKDEIDKDEINKEIIINEKIKKYKIINNELQDDIFSNNEAEKNYCLLNKEKVLNSLNYKNFTHYNFDPSLKAKKIQIYYNCEMYDMERKIKKIKNLLSSGYPVDILLIYNTDNSINKNLKKNKKFKEDENENNRNFEINKIKRFVETQEMKQTKYSLHVYIKINLILNHLKSISTVDQIFRHFKNRNHIILIKTYPK; translated from the coding sequence ATGGATATGtttttgttaaataaaaaattaattctacTTCCAATTCgcaatttaaaaattttatgtatgTGCAGATTTCTTTATTCTTACttaatgaataattttttcttcttagagaaaaaatatttcatcaGAAACCTAAATTATTCAGATATTATTGATTATCAAAGATACTtgtataataatgaaataaaagataattttatttttttaaaaaaaaaaaaaaatatgtcaAATACAAAttccaaaaaaaatgtagaagaaaaaataaatgttagAATTACAAGTGATGAAAATGGAAATGAAATTAGAAgtgataaaaatagaaataataaaattgaaaataacgAAATAGATAAGGATGAAATAGATaaagatgaaataaataaagaaataataataaatgaaaaaataaaaaaatataaaattataaataatgaactTCAAGATGATATATTCTCTAATAATGAAgcagaaaaaaattattgtttacttaataaagagaaagttttaaattcattgaactataaaaattttactcaCTATAATTTTGATCCATCTCTAAAAGCAAAAAAGAttcaaatttattataattgtgAAATGTATGATATggaaagaaaaattaaaaaaataaaaaatctttTATCAAGTGGTTATCCAGTGGATATTCTCTTAATTTACAACACTGATAATAGTATCAAcaaaaacttaaaaaaaaacaaaaaatttaaagaagatgaaaatgaaaataatagaaattttgaaattaataaaataaaaagatttgTTGAAACACAAGAAATGAAACAAACGAAATACTCTTTACATGTatacattaaaataaatttaatattaaatcatttaaaaagtatttcTACTGTAGATCAGATTTTTAGACATTTTAAAAACAGAAACCATATTATTCTAATTAAAACATATCCTAAGTGA
- a CDS encoding ADP-ribosylation factor, putative: MIFSTIFSRLFSNKEIRILILGLDNAGKTTILNRLQLGEIVQTIPTIGFNVETVNYKNLKLQVWDLGGQSSIRPYWRCYYKNTNAIIYVIDSSDNERLINTKYEINMILKEPDLEGVLLVIFANKQDLPNCLQISQISKDLNLTSIRDRQWAIFSTSATKNVGITEALDWLVNNIK, from the coding sequence ATGATATTTTCAACCATATTTTCTCGCTTGTTTTCAAATAAAGAGATaagaatattaattttaGGTTTAGATAATGCTGGCAAAACAACTATATTGAATAGGTTACAATTAGGTGAAATAGTTCAGACAATACCAACAATAGGTTTTAATGTGGAAACagtaaattataaaaatttaaagttaCAAGTATGGGATTTGGGAGGGCAATCATCTATTAGACCTTATTGGAGATgctattataaaaatacgaATGCAATTATATATGTTATTGACAGTTCAGATAATGAAAGATTAATTAATACTAAATATGAAATTAATATGATTTTAAAGGAACCTGATTTAGAAGGGGTTTTGTTAGTTATTTTTGCTAATAAACAAGATCTACCGAATTGCCTTCAGATATCTCAAATATCGAAAGATTTAAACTTAACTTCAATAAGAGATAGGCAATGGGCTATTTTCAGTACTAGTGCAACAAAAAATGTTGGTATTACAGAAGCATTGGATTGGCtagttaataatataaaataa
- a CDS encoding methionine--tRNA ligase, putative gives MKLYPHKNFTHTVKCMLAAHIYNFRVELCDDFIYTRTFDIEKNLIINKKPLLLYDNKFVSSTKAICFLFHRLCNENKCLDDKIYSYLAWIEWSDLLEKHIELLNKKKIIDSLDELEAYLNDNKSKNFICSTKGENKISLADIFVYTSLKHSNIHICKESWVNISNYIEKINKLEDIQIIIKNVQEIYKFKNIYSIFVSKMHDLDLNKYLKKERFYITTAINYVNGDPHIGHAYEIVLADVIARYHRNIGRCTFFTSGADEHGIKIANQAKKNNLTPQELCDKNVLKFQKLNDILNITLDYYVRTTSNTHKDVVKTVWNTCAKNGDIYLGEYEGWYNIREETYVPENEAKLMNYMDPLNNVKLEKMKEPSYFFKMSKYQKKLIEHINNNPDFIQPEQKRNEILQRLKEPLNDLSCSRINFSWGISIPNDPKHVMYVWMDALLNYYSNCFIDKEKEIFWPADVHVIGKDITWFHSVIFPSILMSANLKLPKSIFSHGFVLAADGKKMSKSLGNVIDPFEIIETYGSDAFRFHIIKETKRGCDMRFDIDNLIDMCNSDLADTIGNLVQRTLSLCQSSNNSQIPPFFSEYNIDLPFNLLYFINRVEYHMRNLCVQKCCEKTVNVCKDLNKYLTDLAPWKCKQEEKNKKLHIIRIMLESIYFIAHYLDIFVPSIASQIFKKLNSPKKKIADLSPWLNNLKEGIVINNENILFKKFEVATAKIKMQKVIMRVCKIINIIKVEELNNVTICDLEVDEEKFVAVLYLPYNKNFINTLTVALLNIKPIPINNFTVNAIIPHVNKEIFTFSLKENIPTGTLIQAKNYQTLVKQRDNLTKKEVNALNLSIIKNNCFFEKNIPLVFAFSDDKPLYHSTQNNGSLKFF, from the coding sequence ATGAAACTATATCCCCATAAAAACTTTACTCATACAGTGAAATGCATGTTAGCTgctcatatatataattttcgcGTTGAATTATGTGAcgattttatttatactcGAACTTTTGATATTGAAAAGaacttaataataaataaaaaacctttattattatatgatAATAAATTTGTTAGTTCTACAAAAGCCATATGCTTTTTATTTCATCGTTTatgtaatgaaaataaatgtCTAGATGACAAAATTTATTCCTATTTAGCATGGATAGAATGGAGTGATCTATTAGAAAAACATattgaattattaaataaaaagaaaattattgaCAGCTTAGATGAATTAGAAGcatatttaaatgataataagagtaaaaattttatatgtaGTACTAAAGgggaaaataaaatatctcTGGCAGATATATTTGTGTATACATCATTAAAACATTCTAATATTCATATATGCAAAGAAAGTTGGGTAAATATAAGTAACtacatagaaaaaataaataaattagaggatatacaaattattataaagaatGTTCAAgagatatataaatttaaaaatatatacagtATATTCGTTTCTAAAATGCATGATTtagatttaaataaatatttaaaaaaagaaaggtTTTATATAACAACTGCTATTAATTATGTAAATGGAGACCCACATATAGGACATGCATATGAAATAGTTTTAGCTGATGTCATTGCAAGATATCACAGAAATATAGGAAGATGCACTTTTTTTACTAGTGGTGCTGATGAACACGGAATTAAAATAGCTAAtcaagcaaaaaaaaataatttaactcCTCAGGAGCTATGTGacaaaaatgttttaaaatttcaaaaattaaatgatattttaaatataacattAGATTATTATGTCAGAACAACAAGTAATACTCATAAAGATGTAGTTAAAACTGTTTGGAATACTTGTGCAAAAAATGGAGATATATACTTGGGTGAGTATGAAGGATGGTATAATATTAGAGAAGAAACATATGTACCTGAAAATGAAGcaaaattaatgaattatatGGACCCATTAAATAATGTTAAATtggaaaaaatgaaagaaccatcatatttttttaaaatgtctAAATATCAGAAGAAATTAATAGAACATATAAACAATAATCCTGATTTTATTCAACCAGAGCAgaaaagaaatgaaatattGCAAAGATTAAAAGAACCTTTAAATGATTTATCTTGCAGTAGAATCAACTTTTCATGGGGAATTTCTATTCCTAATGATCCAAAACACGTTATGTATGTATGGATGGATgctttattaaattattattccaATTGTTTCATTGAcaaggaaaaagaaatattctGGCCAGCCGATGTTCATGTTATTGGTAAAGACATCACATGGTTTCACTCAGTAATTTTTCCTTCTATTTTAATGTCAGCTAATTTAAAATTAcctaaaagtattttttctCATGGATTTGTTTTGGCAGCAGATGGAAAGAAAATGTCTAAATCGTTAGGTAATGTTATAGATCCTTTTGAAATTATTGAAACATATGGATCTGATGCCTTTCGTTTTCATATAATTAAAGAAACAAAACGAGGTTGCGATATGAGATTTGATATCGATAATTTAATTGATATGTGCAATTCTGACTTAGCAGATACTATAGGAAATTTAGTTCAGAGGACTTTATCATTGTGCCAATCATCTAATAATTCCCAAATTCCTCCTTTTTTTTCAGAATATAATATTGATTTACCATTTAaccttttatattttatcaaCAGAGTAGAGTATCATATGAGAAATTTGTGCGTACAAAAATGTTGCGAAAAAACTGTTAATGTCTGCAAAGACTTAAATAAATACCTTACTGATTTAGCTCCTTGGAAATGTAAACAagaagagaaaaataaaaaattgcaCATTATTAGAATTATGTTAGaatctatttattttatagcACATTATTTAGATATATTTGTTCCATCAATTGCTTCccaaatatttaaaaaattaaatagtccaaaaaaaaaaattgctgATTTATCTCCATGGCTAAACAATTTAAAAGAAGGAATTGTCATAAACAacgaaaatattttatttaaaaaatttgaagtAGCAACAGCCAAGATAAAAATGCAAAAAGTTATTATGAGAGtttgtaaaataattaatatcaTAAAAGTTGAAGAATTGAACAATGTAACTATTTGTGATTTAGAAGtagatgaagaaaaattcGTCGCTGTCTTATATCTTCCTTACAAtaagaattttataaatacattAACAGTCGCATTACTCAATATTAAGCCTATAccaataaataattttacagTTAATGCCATTATTCCACAtgttaataaagaaatttttacattttcattAAAGGAAAATATTCCTACAGGTACCTTAATACAAGCTAAAAATTATCAAACCCTTGTTAAACAAAGAGATAATTTAACGAAAAAAGAAGTGAATGCTTTAAACCTTTctatcattaaaaataattgtttttttgaaaaaaatattccatTAGTTTTTGCATTCTCAGATGATAAACCTTTATATCATTCAACTCAAAATAATGGAtcactaaaatttttttaa
- a CDS encoding U2 snRNA/tRNA pseudouridine synthase, putative: MYSIDNYGIDYLIRKNINQIEGINGKIKALYEDFHVHEITKNDEILYLNDLIDKNRINKILEENEKNEERNILENISNTDLNLNLISKYINEFNQNIFRQFLQMLYEIYQLKNKKDPDDIINNSKDITIPYCFLTDVDNVTKDENFSQNEFYDKGELHDVVEKKNLRKNIHKVIKQFYPFLITETKNITKIETVISHGNILNDSLLKNKYNVNFDFNNKFGNTTSAIEVYPSLYCLKIILPDYIYKKLKKNSKKYRFCRNDELENINIHQFNDIEKFKNYSKTLERNSEFLNYENSNEKQNEINKTISKIESDNILKKKRKLIDNNLNDEKLLNLKYHSSSNELNIQILNQDETNEKKIYNTYEKSKNFNESYNETFMNDEIINNETNYVDNKLNIRINDKKNKFQGKDTYLYSYNTSHELDNMEAIENNTYLDDLNEIRKKKRELKNKKKYLHFNLYKENKDICEILNKIKINLKKKNSDISYCGIKDKRGITVQKFCIYKIKKEDIFKLIINKSKWCNNVYLSNLEYKNEKLSLGDLKGNFFKILIRGVDNDVQDKCKILSKNLKKYGFVNYYGYQRFGSKKIKNYEIGMCILKKNYKQALSLIIENSELDDESKNTLITYLNTINEENQIKKERDVRKNEKDNKNENEMIYENTKCEAKNNEIFYKNENKIFNNKSKNNHKKKKNNSIKREDSIPEDIERIINSISNKSYVEKKILNSLKNSTNFKNAFMNIPKDIFSLFIHATQSLIFNILANIRMKKYGFQIAIGDLVEINNSEILSSDDSNIDKCSKNKDICKNIVVVTQENILLYDIYDVVLPLPGDQSMMLPINLIDEYNEVLQNFNLSLNDFKSEKNFFNASGCFRKIVVKPYNVKLVFIKNNIDNSNKIPVIKSDLYKLLNEKKESEKERLQEEENDATNKDNEKICENYIKKSDEPAINESNFLNTEKEIEENIIFISNNFYHEHLVKEIPNYQLKSSIFLTCSLPKSSYITVALKEVLNL; encoded by the coding sequence ATGTATTCTATTGATAATTACGGTATTGATTAtttaattagaaaaaatataaatcaaaTTGAAGGAATAAACGGGAAAATAAAAGCATTATATGAAGATTTTCATGTACATGAAATAactaaaaatgatgaaattcTTTACTTAAATGATcttatagataaaaatagaattaataaaattctagaagaaaatgaaaaaaatgaagaaaggAATATATTGGAAAATATTAGTAATACAGATTTAAACCTTAATTTAATTTCAaagtatataaatgaattcaATCAGAATATTTTCAGACAATTTTTACAGATgttatatgaaatatatcaattaaaaaataaaaaggatcCAGatgatataattaataattcaaaGGATATTACTATTCCTTACTGTTTTTTAACTGATGTTGATAACGTAACaaaagatgaaaatttttCTCAAAATGAATTTTATGATAAAGGAGAACTTCATGATGTAgtggagaaaaaaaatttaagaaaaaatattcataaagTTATAAAGCAATTTTATCCATTTTTAATAACGGAGactaaaaatattacaaaaattGAAACTGTTATATCTCAtggaaatatattaaatgacAGTcttctaaaaaataaatacaacgtgaattttgattttaataataaatttggAAACACAACAAGCGCTATTGAAGTTTATCCATCTTTATATTgtcttaaaattattttaccagattatatatataaaaaattaaaaaaaaattctaaaaaatatCGTTTTTGTAGAAATGACGAActagaaaatattaatatccATCAATTTaatgatatagaaaaattcaaaaattattcaaaaacACTGGAACGAAATTCCGAGTTtctaaattatgaaaatagtaatgaaaaacaaaatgaaataaataaaacaataagTAAAATTGAGAGTgataatattttgaaaaaaaaaagaaaattgatagataataatttgaatgatgaaaaattactaaatttaaaatatcataGTTCTtcaaatgaattaaatatacaaatattaAACCAAGATGAAACAAATGAAAAGAAGATATATAATACTTATgagaaaagtaaaaattttaatgaatctTATAATGAAACGTTTATGAATGATGagataataaataatgaaacaaATTATGtagataataaattaaatattcgtataaatgataaaaaaaacaaatttcaAGGAAAAGATACTTACTTGTATAGTTATAATACTTCACATGAATTGGATAACATGGAAgctatagaaaataatacataCTTAGatgatttaaatgaaattagaaaaaaaaagagagaattaaaaaataaaaagaaatatttacactttaatttatataaagaaaataaagatatatgtgaaatattaaataaaattaaaataaatttaaaaaaaaaaaactctgATATATCTTACTGTGGAATTAAAGACAAAAGAGGAATAACAGTACAGaaattttgtatttataaaataaaaaaagaggaTATATTCAAATTAATAATCAATAAAAGTAAGTGGTGCAATAACGTATACTTATCAAATTtggaatataaaaatgaaaaattatctttGGGAGATTTAAAAGggaatttttttaagattttaATTAGAGGAGTAGATAATGATGTACAAGATAAATGCAAAATTCTTTctaaaaacttaaaaaaatatggatTTGTTAATTATTATGGTTATCAGAGATTTGGGagcaaaaaaataaaaaattatgaaattgGGATgtgtattttaaaaaaaaattataaacaaGCTCTTTCTTTAATCATTGAAAATTCAGAACTAGATGATGAAAGCAAAAACACTTTGATTACATATTTAAATAcaataaatgaagaaaatcaaataaaaaaggaaagagATGtgagaaaaaatgaaaaggataataaaaatgagaatGAAATGATTTACGAAAATACAAAATGTGAagcaaaaaataatgaaatattttacaaaaatgaaaataaaatttttaataataaaagtaaaaacaaccataaaaaaaaaaaaaataatagtataAAACGTGAGGATAGTATTCCTGAAGACATAGAACGTATAATTAACTCTATTTCAAATAAGTCATACGtagaaaaaaagattttaaattcattaaaaaacagtacgaattttaaaaatgcatTTATGAATATACCTaaagatattttttctttatttatacatgcaACACaaagtttaatttttaacattttggCTAATATtagaatgaaaaaatatgGGTTTCAAATTGCAATAGGTGATTTagttgaaataaataattcagAAATTTTAAGTAGTGATGATTCAAATATAGACAAGTGTTCCAAAAATAAggatatatgtaaaaatattgttGTAGTGACtcaagaaaatattttattatatgataTTTATGATGTCGTTTTGCCTTTACCAGGAGATCAAAGTATGATGCTCCCCATTAATTTAATTGATGAATATAATGAAGTTTTGcagaattttaatttatcactAAATGACTTCAaatcagaaaaaaatttttttaatgcttCAGGTTGCTTTAGAAAAATTGTTGTTAAACCATATAACGTCAAGttagtttttataaaaaacaatattgacaattcaaataaaattcCAGTAATTAAAAgtgatttatataaattacttaatgagaaaaaagaaagtgAAAAAGAAAGACTACAAGAAGAGGAGAATGATGCCActaataaagataatgaaaaaatttgtgagaattatataaaaaaaagtgatgAGCCTGCTATCAATGAAAGtaactttttaaatacagaaaaagaaattgaagaaaatattatttttatttccaaCAATTTCTATCATGAACATTTAGTCAAAGAAATACCAAATTATCAATTGAAATCATCCATTTTCTTAACTTGTTCTTTACCAAAGTCCTCATATATAACAGTTGCACTTAAAGAAGTTCTAAATCTTTAA